The Falco peregrinus isolate bFalPer1 chromosome 12, bFalPer1.pri, whole genome shotgun sequence genome has a segment encoding these proteins:
- the HPS3 gene encoding BLOC-2 complex member HPS3 isoform X2, protein MVQLYNLHPFGSQRVVPCRQEPARFCCGRDVLFVAGTAASCRVEVFALREQGRCDALGSFATLGPVLRMAHSQAGDYLVTIEEKSKATFLRAYMNWRCMSAGSSRVCVRMVGHKMEESYSETLKEQMSVVEMPLSDPPLCVSCCPVNGDLLVGCKNKLVMFCLKYLVINQNLTVLDFERSLILHIDNVIPTEVAFCARHIAVTTELDVLILKLELVQQSTDVTECAHRVSTLEKPVDGGVKDEGPSTRTLQLELDEFVVCQKPVELLGEESKLCEIPITLESTDLPTEDTKCFQVRYLLFRRFTPDQSPFGFCEETKLHSVQLLPVYQTGSSVTAHEETENKRELMSLFCFFSLPHVGYVYSVGKLVELISTYQYSEKSEQAVLTPQFLHVITSENLQCFTVRCSAAAARDEDPYIDTTIKACPPIALDVCALRMQLFIGPRAICHFKNHIILLTKADMEDITERRKPTRRMLSRKDDCIKSRANSESEPGWNLYIINTVSTIQLYREMVDYSRTYENVKTESCIHLLSEAHLLVRAAIMDPHFLNSDEKEELLRVFRESCAALGDCYSRFDTEDYHLALPYYRMSGLSMAEVLKRLVSEGDEIQTYERGFLFYLTHCLNEDVNEELSKESANKVLQIFYLADPAQLPHILCSPCMRNVCPLRAVKYLQKVEKIMPSVVLTLTKAFMALKTGDLAMYEHEMDSYKETVLACGFIGQPKLLRHYKEEIVVPTEFAVHLKEMQPGLLVAATVALHENSKMELEEADTFFKILCSNSEHAIPQLLVDFWEALLVVCSQEETLQELLLRLTSQYVWRISKQQFPETKPLRTTEDLINSCNHFGLIFPWVTSVMSVESPSDKSYHEDISKLQSLLCSQSINIASALPVLEPLTEAGNVGLTIHVLCNTRLGKYEEAIDQLLKRCPDAVVLYAQHELKDDNRAVWWNKLLPELLKRTRLAGNDCPVLISSLKVVAVELELSDFLSLLPEDGTAAFFLPHLLHCSQRKLLT, encoded by the exons GCGGCCGCGACGTGCTGTTCGTGGCCGGCACGGCGGCCAGCTGCAGGGTAGAGGTGTTCGCGCTGCGCGAGCAGGGCCGCTGCGACGCCCTGGGCTCCTTCGCCACGCTGGGTCCGGTGCTGCGCATGGCGCACAGCCAGGCAG GAGACTATCTGGTGACaattgaagaaaaaagcaaagcaacttTCCTAAGAGCATATATGAACTGGAGATGCATGTCTGCAGGGAGTTCTCGTGTTTGCGTTCGAATGGTTGGTCACAAGATGGAAGAGTCATACAGCGAAACCTTAAAAGAACAGATGTCAGTTGTGGAAATGCCACTTTCAGATCCTCCGCTGTGTGTTTCATGTTGCCCTGTAAATGGAGATCTTCTTGTGGGCTGCAAAAATAAACTAGTCATGTTCTGTTTGAAGTATCTGGTCATAAACCAGAATTTGACTGTGTTAGACTTTGAACGCTCCTTAATTTTGCACATTGATAATGTCATTCCTACTGAAGTTGCGTTTTGTGCCAGACATATAGCCGTAACAACAGAGCTGGACGTTCTGATCCTGAAATTGGAACTGGTCCAGCAAAGCACAGACGTCACAGAGTGTGCCCATAGAGTCAGTACACTAGAAAAGCCTGTGGATGGAG gTGTAAAAGATGAAGGCCCTTCAACACGTACTTTACAGCTTGAATTAGATGAGTTCGTTGTATGTCAGAAGCCAGTGGAACTGCTTggggaagaaagcaaactaTGTGAGATACCCATCACACTGGAATCCACAGACTTACCTACAGAAGACACAAAGTGCTTCCAAGTGCGGTATCTGCTTTTCAG aCGTTTTACACCTGACCAGTCgccttttgggttttgtgaAGAGACAAAGTTGCACTCGGTTCAGCTGCTTCCCGTATACCAGACAG GAAGTTCTGTGACAGCCCACGAGGAAACTGAGAACAAGAGAGAACTTATGagtctcttttgctttttctctttaccTCATGTTGGATATGTCTACTCTGTTGGGAAGTTAGTAGAACTGATTTCTACTTACCAATATTCAGAGAAGTCAGAGCAGGCAGTTCTCACACCACAGTTCCTGCACGTCATTACCAG TGAGAACCTGCAGTGTTTTACAGTGCggtgcagtgcagcagcagctcgtGATGAGGATCCATATATTGATACAACCATAAAG GCTTGTCCACCCATTGCACTGGATGTCTGCGCATTAAGAATGCAGCTTTTTATAGGACCAAGAGCTATCTGTCATTTCAAAAACCATATAATTCTTTTGACTAAGGCAGACATGGAAGATAttactgaaagaagaaagcctACAAGAAGGATGCT tTCCAGAAAGGATGACTGCATCAAATCCAGAGCAAATTCTGAGTCAGAGCCTGGCTGGAATTTATATATTATAAACACTGTTTCAACCATTCAGCTTTACAGAGAAATG GTAGATTATAGCAGAACttatgaaaatgtgaaaacagagaGCTGCATCCATCTTCTAAGTGAAGCTCACTTACTGGTCAGAGCAGCTATAATGGACCCTCATTTCCTTAACTCAGATGAGAAAGAAGAACTTCTAAGAGTATTCAGAGAAAGTTGTGCTGCCTTAGGAGACTGCTACAGCAG GTTTGACACAGAGGATTACCACCTTGCTTTGCCATACTACAGAATGTCAGGTTTATCCATGGCTGAAGTGTTAAAAAGACTGGTTTCAGAAGGTGATGAAATACAGACATATGAGAGAGGATTTCTATTTTACTTAACTCACTGCCTTAATGAAGACGTAAATGAAGAATTAAGTAAG GAATCGGCAAATAAAGTTCTCCAGATATTCTATCTTGCTGACCCTGCGCAGCTGCCTCATATCCTCTGCAGCCCCTGTATGAGAAATGTATGTCCTTTGAGAGCTGTGAAGTATCTTCAGAAAGTAGAAAAGATTATGCCATCAGTGGTCCTGACACTTACTAAGGCTTTCATGGCTCTCAAAACAGGGGACCTGGCGATGTATGAACATGAGATGGACTCCTATAAGGAG ACGGTACTGGCTTGTGGTTTCATTGGGCAACCAAAACTCTTGAGACACTATAAGGAGGAAATTGTTGTGCCAACTGAGTTTGCCGTTCACCTGAAGGAGATGCAGCCTGGTTTACTGGTGGCTGCCACTGTGGCTTTACATGAGAACAGTAAAATGGAACTGGAAGAAGCAGATACCTTTTTCAAG ATTTTGTGTAGTAACAGTGAACATGCTATTCCTCAGCTCTTGGTGGATTTCTGGGAAGCTCTCCTTGTAGTGTGCTCTCAGGAAGAAACCCTTCAGGAGCTTTTACTGAGACTTACTTCTCAGTATGTTTGGAGAATATCAAAGCAGCAATTTCCCGAGACTAAGCCACTGAGAACAACAGAGGATCTG ATAAACTCCTGTAATCATTTCGGGTTGATTTTCCCATGGGTAACTTCCGTAATGTCAGTGGAATCTCCATCTGATAAAAGTTACCATGAGGATATCTCAAAACTACAG tctcttttaTGTAGTCAGTCAATTAATATAGCTTCAGCTCTACCTGTCTTGGAGCCTCTGACAGAGGCTGGCAATGTTGGCCTTACCATCCACGTTCTCTGCAATACCCGTCTAGGCAAGTATGAAGAAGCCATTGACCAGCTTCTCAAAAGGTGTCCTGATGCAGTTGTATTATATGCTCAGCATGAGCTGAAAGACGACAATCGG GCTGTGTGGTGGAACAAGCTGCTTCCTGAACTCTTAAAGAGAACCAGGCTTGCTGGAAATGACTGCCCTGTTCTTATTTCATCACTGAAAG TTGTTGCAGTGGAACTGGAACTAAGTGATTTCCTCAGTCTTCTACCAGAGGATGGAACTGCAGCATTTTTCCTGCCACATCTTCTTCACTGCAGCCAGAGGAAGTTGCTGACCTAA
- the HPS3 gene encoding BLOC-2 complex member HPS3 isoform X3 codes for MVQLYNLHPFGSQRVVPCRQEPARFCCGRDVLFVAGTAASCRVEVFALREQGRCDALGSFATLGPVLRMAHSQAGDYLVTIEEKSKATFLRAYMNWRCMSAGSSRVCVRMVGHKMEESYSETLKEQMSVVEMPLSDPPLCVSCCPVNGDLLVGCKNKLVMFCLKYLVINQNLTVLDFERSLILHIDNVIPTEVAFCARHIAVTTELDVLILKLELVQQSTDVTECAHRVSTLEKPVDGGVKDEGPSTRTLQLELDEFVVCQKPVELLGEESKLCEIPITLESTDLPTEDTKCFQVRYLLFRRFTPDQSPFGFCEETKLHSVQLLPVYQTGSSVTAHEETENKRELMSLFCFFSLPHVGYVYSVGKLVELISTYQYSEKSEQAVLTPQFLHVITSENLQCFTVRCSAAAARDEDPYIDTTIKACPPIALDVCALRMQLFIGPRAICHFKNHIILLTKADMEDITERRKPTRRMLSRKDDCIKSRANSESEPGWNLYIINTVSTIQLYREMVDYSRTYENVKTESCIHLLSEAHLLVRAAIMDPHFLNSDEKEELLRVFRESCAALGDCYSRFDTEDYHLALPYYRMSGLSMAEVLKRLVSEGDEIQTYERGFLFYLTHCLNEDVNEELSKESANKVLQIFYLADPAQLPHILCSPCMRNVCPLRAVKYLQKVEKIMPSVVLTLTKAFMALKTGDLAMYEHEMDSYKETVLACGFIGQPKLLRHYKEEIVVPTEFAVHLKEMQPGLLVAATVALHENSKMELEEADTFFKLLVDFWEALLVVCSQEETLQELLLRLTSQYVWRISKQQFPETKPLRTTEDLINSCNHFGLIFPWVTSVMSVESPSDKSYHEDISKLQSLLCSQSINIASALPVLEPLTEAGNVGLTIHVLCNTRLGKYEEAIDQLLKRCPDAVVLYAQHELKDDNRAVWWNKLLPELLKRTRLAGNDCPVLISSLKETLSVVAVELELSDFLSLLPEDGTAAFFLPHLLHCSQRKLLT; via the exons GCGGCCGCGACGTGCTGTTCGTGGCCGGCACGGCGGCCAGCTGCAGGGTAGAGGTGTTCGCGCTGCGCGAGCAGGGCCGCTGCGACGCCCTGGGCTCCTTCGCCACGCTGGGTCCGGTGCTGCGCATGGCGCACAGCCAGGCAG GAGACTATCTGGTGACaattgaagaaaaaagcaaagcaacttTCCTAAGAGCATATATGAACTGGAGATGCATGTCTGCAGGGAGTTCTCGTGTTTGCGTTCGAATGGTTGGTCACAAGATGGAAGAGTCATACAGCGAAACCTTAAAAGAACAGATGTCAGTTGTGGAAATGCCACTTTCAGATCCTCCGCTGTGTGTTTCATGTTGCCCTGTAAATGGAGATCTTCTTGTGGGCTGCAAAAATAAACTAGTCATGTTCTGTTTGAAGTATCTGGTCATAAACCAGAATTTGACTGTGTTAGACTTTGAACGCTCCTTAATTTTGCACATTGATAATGTCATTCCTACTGAAGTTGCGTTTTGTGCCAGACATATAGCCGTAACAACAGAGCTGGACGTTCTGATCCTGAAATTGGAACTGGTCCAGCAAAGCACAGACGTCACAGAGTGTGCCCATAGAGTCAGTACACTAGAAAAGCCTGTGGATGGAG gTGTAAAAGATGAAGGCCCTTCAACACGTACTTTACAGCTTGAATTAGATGAGTTCGTTGTATGTCAGAAGCCAGTGGAACTGCTTggggaagaaagcaaactaTGTGAGATACCCATCACACTGGAATCCACAGACTTACCTACAGAAGACACAAAGTGCTTCCAAGTGCGGTATCTGCTTTTCAG aCGTTTTACACCTGACCAGTCgccttttgggttttgtgaAGAGACAAAGTTGCACTCGGTTCAGCTGCTTCCCGTATACCAGACAG GAAGTTCTGTGACAGCCCACGAGGAAACTGAGAACAAGAGAGAACTTATGagtctcttttgctttttctctttaccTCATGTTGGATATGTCTACTCTGTTGGGAAGTTAGTAGAACTGATTTCTACTTACCAATATTCAGAGAAGTCAGAGCAGGCAGTTCTCACACCACAGTTCCTGCACGTCATTACCAG TGAGAACCTGCAGTGTTTTACAGTGCggtgcagtgcagcagcagctcgtGATGAGGATCCATATATTGATACAACCATAAAG GCTTGTCCACCCATTGCACTGGATGTCTGCGCATTAAGAATGCAGCTTTTTATAGGACCAAGAGCTATCTGTCATTTCAAAAACCATATAATTCTTTTGACTAAGGCAGACATGGAAGATAttactgaaagaagaaagcctACAAGAAGGATGCT tTCCAGAAAGGATGACTGCATCAAATCCAGAGCAAATTCTGAGTCAGAGCCTGGCTGGAATTTATATATTATAAACACTGTTTCAACCATTCAGCTTTACAGAGAAATG GTAGATTATAGCAGAACttatgaaaatgtgaaaacagagaGCTGCATCCATCTTCTAAGTGAAGCTCACTTACTGGTCAGAGCAGCTATAATGGACCCTCATTTCCTTAACTCAGATGAGAAAGAAGAACTTCTAAGAGTATTCAGAGAAAGTTGTGCTGCCTTAGGAGACTGCTACAGCAG GTTTGACACAGAGGATTACCACCTTGCTTTGCCATACTACAGAATGTCAGGTTTATCCATGGCTGAAGTGTTAAAAAGACTGGTTTCAGAAGGTGATGAAATACAGACATATGAGAGAGGATTTCTATTTTACTTAACTCACTGCCTTAATGAAGACGTAAATGAAGAATTAAGTAAG GAATCGGCAAATAAAGTTCTCCAGATATTCTATCTTGCTGACCCTGCGCAGCTGCCTCATATCCTCTGCAGCCCCTGTATGAGAAATGTATGTCCTTTGAGAGCTGTGAAGTATCTTCAGAAAGTAGAAAAGATTATGCCATCAGTGGTCCTGACACTTACTAAGGCTTTCATGGCTCTCAAAACAGGGGACCTGGCGATGTATGAACATGAGATGGACTCCTATAAGGAG ACGGTACTGGCTTGTGGTTTCATTGGGCAACCAAAACTCTTGAGACACTATAAGGAGGAAATTGTTGTGCCAACTGAGTTTGCCGTTCACCTGAAGGAGATGCAGCCTGGTTTACTGGTGGCTGCCACTGTGGCTTTACATGAGAACAGTAAAATGGAACTGGAAGAAGCAGATACCTTTTTCAAG CTCTTGGTGGATTTCTGGGAAGCTCTCCTTGTAGTGTGCTCTCAGGAAGAAACCCTTCAGGAGCTTTTACTGAGACTTACTTCTCAGTATGTTTGGAGAATATCAAAGCAGCAATTTCCCGAGACTAAGCCACTGAGAACAACAGAGGATCTG ATAAACTCCTGTAATCATTTCGGGTTGATTTTCCCATGGGTAACTTCCGTAATGTCAGTGGAATCTCCATCTGATAAAAGTTACCATGAGGATATCTCAAAACTACAG tctcttttaTGTAGTCAGTCAATTAATATAGCTTCAGCTCTACCTGTCTTGGAGCCTCTGACAGAGGCTGGCAATGTTGGCCTTACCATCCACGTTCTCTGCAATACCCGTCTAGGCAAGTATGAAGAAGCCATTGACCAGCTTCTCAAAAGGTGTCCTGATGCAGTTGTATTATATGCTCAGCATGAGCTGAAAGACGACAATCGG GCTGTGTGGTGGAACAAGCTGCTTCCTGAACTCTTAAAGAGAACCAGGCTTGCTGGAAATGACTGCCCTGTTCTTATTTCATCACTGAAAG aaacTTTATCAGTTGTTGCAGTGGAACTGGAACTAAGTGATTTCCTCAGTCTTCTACCAGAGGATGGAACTGCAGCATTTTTCCTGCCACATCTTCTTCACTGCAGCCAGAGGAAGTTGCTGACCTAA
- the HPS3 gene encoding BLOC-2 complex member HPS3 isoform X1 produces the protein MVQLYNLHPFGSQRVVPCRQEPARFCCGRDVLFVAGTAASCRVEVFALREQGRCDALGSFATLGPVLRMAHSQAGDYLVTIEEKSKATFLRAYMNWRCMSAGSSRVCVRMVGHKMEESYSETLKEQMSVVEMPLSDPPLCVSCCPVNGDLLVGCKNKLVMFCLKYLVINQNLTVLDFERSLILHIDNVIPTEVAFCARHIAVTTELDVLILKLELVQQSTDVTECAHRVSTLEKPVDGGVKDEGPSTRTLQLELDEFVVCQKPVELLGEESKLCEIPITLESTDLPTEDTKCFQVRYLLFRRFTPDQSPFGFCEETKLHSVQLLPVYQTGSSVTAHEETENKRELMSLFCFFSLPHVGYVYSVGKLVELISTYQYSEKSEQAVLTPQFLHVITSENLQCFTVRCSAAAARDEDPYIDTTIKACPPIALDVCALRMQLFIGPRAICHFKNHIILLTKADMEDITERRKPTRRMLSRKDDCIKSRANSESEPGWNLYIINTVSTIQLYREMVDYSRTYENVKTESCIHLLSEAHLLVRAAIMDPHFLNSDEKEELLRVFRESCAALGDCYSRFDTEDYHLALPYYRMSGLSMAEVLKRLVSEGDEIQTYERGFLFYLTHCLNEDVNEELSKESANKVLQIFYLADPAQLPHILCSPCMRNVCPLRAVKYLQKVEKIMPSVVLTLTKAFMALKTGDLAMYEHEMDSYKETVLACGFIGQPKLLRHYKEEIVVPTEFAVHLKEMQPGLLVAATVALHENSKMELEEADTFFKILCSNSEHAIPQLLVDFWEALLVVCSQEETLQELLLRLTSQYVWRISKQQFPETKPLRTTEDLINSCNHFGLIFPWVTSVMSVESPSDKSYHEDISKLQSLLCSQSINIASALPVLEPLTEAGNVGLTIHVLCNTRLGKYEEAIDQLLKRCPDAVVLYAQHELKDDNRAVWWNKLLPELLKRTRLAGNDCPVLISSLKETLSVVAVELELSDFLSLLPEDGTAAFFLPHLLHCSQRKLLT, from the exons GCGGCCGCGACGTGCTGTTCGTGGCCGGCACGGCGGCCAGCTGCAGGGTAGAGGTGTTCGCGCTGCGCGAGCAGGGCCGCTGCGACGCCCTGGGCTCCTTCGCCACGCTGGGTCCGGTGCTGCGCATGGCGCACAGCCAGGCAG GAGACTATCTGGTGACaattgaagaaaaaagcaaagcaacttTCCTAAGAGCATATATGAACTGGAGATGCATGTCTGCAGGGAGTTCTCGTGTTTGCGTTCGAATGGTTGGTCACAAGATGGAAGAGTCATACAGCGAAACCTTAAAAGAACAGATGTCAGTTGTGGAAATGCCACTTTCAGATCCTCCGCTGTGTGTTTCATGTTGCCCTGTAAATGGAGATCTTCTTGTGGGCTGCAAAAATAAACTAGTCATGTTCTGTTTGAAGTATCTGGTCATAAACCAGAATTTGACTGTGTTAGACTTTGAACGCTCCTTAATTTTGCACATTGATAATGTCATTCCTACTGAAGTTGCGTTTTGTGCCAGACATATAGCCGTAACAACAGAGCTGGACGTTCTGATCCTGAAATTGGAACTGGTCCAGCAAAGCACAGACGTCACAGAGTGTGCCCATAGAGTCAGTACACTAGAAAAGCCTGTGGATGGAG gTGTAAAAGATGAAGGCCCTTCAACACGTACTTTACAGCTTGAATTAGATGAGTTCGTTGTATGTCAGAAGCCAGTGGAACTGCTTggggaagaaagcaaactaTGTGAGATACCCATCACACTGGAATCCACAGACTTACCTACAGAAGACACAAAGTGCTTCCAAGTGCGGTATCTGCTTTTCAG aCGTTTTACACCTGACCAGTCgccttttgggttttgtgaAGAGACAAAGTTGCACTCGGTTCAGCTGCTTCCCGTATACCAGACAG GAAGTTCTGTGACAGCCCACGAGGAAACTGAGAACAAGAGAGAACTTATGagtctcttttgctttttctctttaccTCATGTTGGATATGTCTACTCTGTTGGGAAGTTAGTAGAACTGATTTCTACTTACCAATATTCAGAGAAGTCAGAGCAGGCAGTTCTCACACCACAGTTCCTGCACGTCATTACCAG TGAGAACCTGCAGTGTTTTACAGTGCggtgcagtgcagcagcagctcgtGATGAGGATCCATATATTGATACAACCATAAAG GCTTGTCCACCCATTGCACTGGATGTCTGCGCATTAAGAATGCAGCTTTTTATAGGACCAAGAGCTATCTGTCATTTCAAAAACCATATAATTCTTTTGACTAAGGCAGACATGGAAGATAttactgaaagaagaaagcctACAAGAAGGATGCT tTCCAGAAAGGATGACTGCATCAAATCCAGAGCAAATTCTGAGTCAGAGCCTGGCTGGAATTTATATATTATAAACACTGTTTCAACCATTCAGCTTTACAGAGAAATG GTAGATTATAGCAGAACttatgaaaatgtgaaaacagagaGCTGCATCCATCTTCTAAGTGAAGCTCACTTACTGGTCAGAGCAGCTATAATGGACCCTCATTTCCTTAACTCAGATGAGAAAGAAGAACTTCTAAGAGTATTCAGAGAAAGTTGTGCTGCCTTAGGAGACTGCTACAGCAG GTTTGACACAGAGGATTACCACCTTGCTTTGCCATACTACAGAATGTCAGGTTTATCCATGGCTGAAGTGTTAAAAAGACTGGTTTCAGAAGGTGATGAAATACAGACATATGAGAGAGGATTTCTATTTTACTTAACTCACTGCCTTAATGAAGACGTAAATGAAGAATTAAGTAAG GAATCGGCAAATAAAGTTCTCCAGATATTCTATCTTGCTGACCCTGCGCAGCTGCCTCATATCCTCTGCAGCCCCTGTATGAGAAATGTATGTCCTTTGAGAGCTGTGAAGTATCTTCAGAAAGTAGAAAAGATTATGCCATCAGTGGTCCTGACACTTACTAAGGCTTTCATGGCTCTCAAAACAGGGGACCTGGCGATGTATGAACATGAGATGGACTCCTATAAGGAG ACGGTACTGGCTTGTGGTTTCATTGGGCAACCAAAACTCTTGAGACACTATAAGGAGGAAATTGTTGTGCCAACTGAGTTTGCCGTTCACCTGAAGGAGATGCAGCCTGGTTTACTGGTGGCTGCCACTGTGGCTTTACATGAGAACAGTAAAATGGAACTGGAAGAAGCAGATACCTTTTTCAAG ATTTTGTGTAGTAACAGTGAACATGCTATTCCTCAGCTCTTGGTGGATTTCTGGGAAGCTCTCCTTGTAGTGTGCTCTCAGGAAGAAACCCTTCAGGAGCTTTTACTGAGACTTACTTCTCAGTATGTTTGGAGAATATCAAAGCAGCAATTTCCCGAGACTAAGCCACTGAGAACAACAGAGGATCTG ATAAACTCCTGTAATCATTTCGGGTTGATTTTCCCATGGGTAACTTCCGTAATGTCAGTGGAATCTCCATCTGATAAAAGTTACCATGAGGATATCTCAAAACTACAG tctcttttaTGTAGTCAGTCAATTAATATAGCTTCAGCTCTACCTGTCTTGGAGCCTCTGACAGAGGCTGGCAATGTTGGCCTTACCATCCACGTTCTCTGCAATACCCGTCTAGGCAAGTATGAAGAAGCCATTGACCAGCTTCTCAAAAGGTGTCCTGATGCAGTTGTATTATATGCTCAGCATGAGCTGAAAGACGACAATCGG GCTGTGTGGTGGAACAAGCTGCTTCCTGAACTCTTAAAGAGAACCAGGCTTGCTGGAAATGACTGCCCTGTTCTTATTTCATCACTGAAAG aaacTTTATCAGTTGTTGCAGTGGAACTGGAACTAAGTGATTTCCTCAGTCTTCTACCAGAGGATGGAACTGCAGCATTTTTCCTGCCACATCTTCTTCACTGCAGCCAGAGGAAGTTGCTGACCTAA